In Hevea brasiliensis isolate MT/VB/25A 57/8 chromosome 13, ASM3005281v1, whole genome shotgun sequence, a single genomic region encodes these proteins:
- the LOC110651883 gene encoding LOW QUALITY PROTEIN: 40S ribosomal protein S11 (The sequence of the model RefSeq protein was modified relative to this genomic sequence to represent the inferred CDS: substituted 1 base at 1 genomic stop codon), whose amino-acid sequence MAEQTEKAFLKQPKVFLCSKKSGKGKRPGKGGNRFWKSIGLGFKTPREAIEGTYIDKKCPFTGTVSIRGRILAGTCHSAKMMRTIIVRXNYLHFIKKYQRYEKRHSNIPAHISPCFRVKEGDHVIIGQCRPLSKTVRFNVLKVIPAGSSGGGKKAFTGM is encoded by the exons ATGGCGGAGCAG ACTGAGAAGGCTTTTCTGAAGCAACCTAAAGTGTTTCTATG TTCGAAGAAATCTGGGAAGGGAAAGAGGCCTGGCAAGGGTGGAAATCGATTCTGGAAATCCATTGGATTGGGGTTCAAGACTCCCAGAGAAGCAATTGAAG GAACTTATATTGATAAGAAATGTCCCTTCACTGGAACTGTGTCTATCAGGGGTCGTATCTTAGCGGGAACTTGCCACAGTGCGAAGATGATGAGGACCATTATTGTTCGCTGAAATTATCTTCATTTTATCAAGAAATACCAAAG ATATGAGAAGAGACATTCAAATATTCCGGCACACATATCTCCATGTTTCCGTGTTAAAGAAGGAGATCATGTTATTATTGGGCAATGCAG ACCACTTTCAAAGACCGTCAGATTCAATGTTCTTAAGGTGATTCCTGCTGGATCTTCTGGCGGGGGCAAGAAGGCCTTCACTGGAATGTGA